One Clupea harengus chromosome 12, Ch_v2.0.2, whole genome shotgun sequence DNA segment encodes these proteins:
- the zgc:109965 gene encoding nicalin-1-like gives MSVVVSMWLRAVAATALSLLLTAQHLHASALSAVSSYEFKGFRMQQYLLQQDRHGCRGAIVMAEARSSDHPALTRRCVIMKLPDFTLDRYEEAQRQNAAAVLILLPSNLSSVPQEVIQSFMETEAEVLQRDAMMPLYVVPEDEQLLHVYEEVKQDAATRASSILVRVLRSMVTATAFQILVSNSSPIKPFTDNTIITLEGVLPGVGEDPQTIVITAHYDSFGLAPWLSYGADSNGSGVAILLELARLFQRLYTDPRSRAPYHILFSLTGGGKYNFLGTKRWLEENMDHAESSLLHDNVAFVLCLDTLANGDDLYLHVSRPPKPGSPQHDFIYQLEQVIASRFPWVRFDMVHKKINLGEPTVAWEHERYAMRRIPGFTLSHLEDPKSERRGSILDTMSQVDTRRLKRNAIIIAESLARFMYNLSDKGSPKEIQLFRGQMEVQDSRLSALMSFLTSAPRATQLMDKETAQNLMIATLEQELKQHVQQVYRHTFKQDRKDPDMTFYDQMNQPMMMYRVKPAAFDLFLGGCIAAYLGIMYFAVQNFGGIYSKLKMAMKSKHQ, from the exons atgtcggtggtggtgAGCATGTGGCTGAGGGCCGTGGCTGCGACTGCACTGTCTCTCCTGCTGACTGCGCAGCACCTGCATGCGTCTGCACTGTCTGCCGTCTCCTCCTATGAGTTCAAAGGATTCAGGATGCAACAGTACCTGCTGCAGCAGGACAGACATG GTTGCCGTGGAGCCATAGTGATGGCTGAGGCGCGCTCGTCTGACCACCCGGCCCTGACGCGGCGCTGTGTGATCATGAAGCTGCCGGACTTCACGCTGGACCGCTACGAGGAGGCTCAGAGGCAGAACGCAGCGGCCGTATTGATCCTGTTGCCCAGCAACCTGTCTTCTGTGCCACAGGAGGTTATACAG AGCTTTATGGAGACTGAGGCAGAGGTGTTGCAGAGGGACGCCATGATGCCCTTGTACGTGGTGCCAGAGGACGAGCAGCTGCTCCACGTGTATGAGGAGGTGAAGCAGGACGCAGCCACCAGGGCCTCCTCCATCCTGGTCAGAG tTCTGCGGAGCATGGTGACTGCCACTGCATTTCAGATTTTAGTGAGCAACAGCAGCCCAATCAAGCCCTTCACTGACAACACCATCATCACACTGGAG GGAGTTTTGCCTGGAGTGGGAGAGGACCCCCAGACTATTGTCATCACTGCCCATTACGACTCCTTTGGGCTAGCTCCG tggCTGTCATATGGAGCTGACTCTAACGGCAGTGGCGTGGCCATCCTGCTGGAGCTGGCCCGCCTCTTCCAGAGACTCTACACTGACCCCCGCAGCAGAGCTCC GTACCATATCCTATTCTCTCTGACTGGAGGGGGGAAATATAACTTCCTGGGCACCAAACGCTGGCTGGAAGAGAACATGGATCATGCAG AGTCCAGTCTCCTCCATGACAATGTGGCATTTGTGCTGTGCCTGGACACCCTGGCCAATGGGGATGATCTGTACCTGCACGTGTCCCGTCCACCCAAACCTGGCAGCCCTCAGCATGACTTCATCTACCAGCTGGAACAG GTGATCGCGTCCAGGTTCCCGTGGGTGAGGTTCGATATGGTCCATAAGAAGATCAACCTGGGAGAGCCCACTGTGGCCTGGGAGCACGAGCGCTACGCCATGCGCCGCATCCCGGGGTTCACCCTGTCCCACCTGGAGGACCCCAAATCAGAGCGCAGGGGGTCCATCCTGGACACAAT GTCTCAAGTAGACACGAGGAGACTCAAGCGCAATGCCATCATCATAGCTGAGTCACTGGCACGGTTCATGTACAATCTTTCAGACAAG GGTTCCCCAAAGGAGATCCAGCTCTTCAGGGGCCAAATG gagGTGCAGGACAGTCGTTTATCGGCTCTGATGTCGTTCTTGACCTCTGCTCCTCGCGCGACCCAGCTGATGGACAAAGAAACCGCCCAGAACCTCATGATCGCCACCCTGGAACAGGAGCTCAAGCAACACGTACAGCAGGTGTACAGACACACCTTCAAACAGGACCGCAA GGACCCTGATATGACCTTCTATGATCAAATGAATCAACCGATGATGATGTACAG AGTGAAGCCTGCAGCCTTTGATCTGTTCCTGGGAGGCTGCATCGCTGCCTATTTGGGAATAATGTATTTTGCCGTTCAG AATTTTGGGGGCATTTACAGCAAACTGAAGATGGCAATGAAATCCAAACACCAGTGA
- the LOC116222914 gene encoding uncharacterized protein LOC116222914 codes for MSPQLHLSTYSEEFSPTGRWRASQPSRPRPSSAHRRNNPHPRPDFLFPRKLQTGWGTRPPQQVMVPLTLMSPLAQVAQVAPLFPPVRHISVQCPEEMPAHPQAKQKAAEKEAPLKVTLHSPKVCVLPPADWLSKVQFVDTPVREKQPPTSLQRKQGRFSGKDAQRRGQVIDSHITSALQTVRPPAHLSRSNSKATSDSSGGHSCFHVVKPFKAGFYIIHPEFVSEYQR; via the exons ATGAGCCCACAGCTCCATCTCAGCACGTACTCGGAGGAGTTCAGCCCCACCGGCCGCTGGAGAGCCTCTCAGCCCAGCCGACCCAGACCCTCCTCCGCTCACCGCCGGAACAACCCGCACCCTCGACCG GACTTCCTGTTTCCCCGGAAACTACAAACTGGATGGGGGACTCGACCTCCTCAGCAGGTGATGGTGCCACTGACACTAATGAGCCCGTTGGCACAGGTGGCACAGGTGGCACCTCTTTTCCCCCCTGTCAGGCACATCTCAGTGCAGTGCCCAG AGGAAATGCCTGCACACCCACAGGCCAAGCAGAAGGCAGCAGAGAAAGAGGCGCCACTGAAAGTCACCTTGCACTcccctaaagtgtgtgtgctgcccccTGCTGACTGGCTGAGTAAAGTACAGTTCGTAGACACCCCTGTCAGGGAGAAACAACCTCCAACTTCCCTTCAGAGGAAGCAGGG GAGATTCTCAGGAAAGGATGCCCAGAGACGGGGGCAGGTAATTGACTCCCACATCACCTCCGCACTGCAGACCGTTAGACCCCCCGCCCACCTCAGCCGATCCAACTCCAAGGCCACCTCAGACTCCAG TGGAGGACACAGCTGTTTTCATGTGGTGAAACCATTCAAGGCCGGTTTCTACATCATTCACCCTGAGTTTGTGTCGGAGTATCAGCGTTGA